The Fibrobacter sp. UWR2 genome contains a region encoding:
- a CDS encoding lauroyl acyltransferase, giving the protein MQKIKFGIYKVALHVLLRLPDFFYSFLFTIAFPIYKALHTERAYGRVVKHLDAARGYLKQNVTARDVFKGIYWNALDSYRGLARFKSVERRIVFENEDIIKNAVAECAKIGMPIAGISIHQGSFELMHRILCRYSEHVHLITDSVGDVAFREVLRELRSDPHLTEYHPEETGRLIRELFRTKGILAMVFDQGKNTKGNTVELFGRQTTLYLRLIEKINRMGAGIVTFRTWTENTPERRIVIHFETFYPPKYCAQGRDLVSDIARETEHWIAEHPDQWSWNYHGNFRA; this is encoded by the coding sequence ATGCAGAAAATAAAGTTCGGCATATATAAAGTTGCGCTGCACGTACTGCTGCGGCTGCCGGACTTTTTCTACTCATTCCTTTTCACCATCGCATTCCCCATATACAAGGCGCTCCACACCGAGCGCGCCTACGGGCGTGTCGTAAAGCACTTGGACGCGGCAAGGGGATATTTGAAGCAGAACGTGACTGCGCGCGACGTGTTCAAGGGCATCTACTGGAACGCGCTCGATTCGTACCGCGGCCTCGCCCGCTTCAAAAGCGTGGAACGCCGCATCGTGTTCGAGAACGAGGACATCATCAAGAACGCCGTCGCCGAATGCGCAAAAATCGGGATGCCTATCGCCGGCATCAGCATCCACCAGGGTTCCTTCGAACTGATGCACCGCATCCTCTGCCGCTACAGCGAGCACGTCCACCTCATCACCGATTCCGTCGGGGACGTTGCCTTCCGCGAAGTGCTCAGGGAGCTCCGCAGCGATCCGCACCTCACCGAATACCACCCCGAAGAAACTGGCAGGCTCATCCGCGAGCTCTTCCGCACCAAGGGAATTTTAGCGATGGTCTTTGACCAGGGGAAAAACACGAAGGGAAACACCGTCGAACTGTTCGGCCGGCAAACCACACTCTACCTGCGGCTCATCGAGAAAATCAACCGGATGGGAGCGGGCATCGTCACCTTCCGCACCTGGACCGAAAACACGCCCGAACGCCGCATCGTCATCCACTTCGAGACGTTCTACCCGCCGAAATATTGTGCGCAGGGGCGCGACCTCGTGAGCGACATCGCCCGTGAAACCGAGCACTGGATAGCCGAGCACCCCGACCAGTGGAGCTGGAACTACCATGGGAATTTTAGGGCCTAG
- a CDS encoding UTP--glucose-1-phosphate uridylyltransferase, whose protein sequence is MDIIETLNAAGQQDLAAHLEKLSGDARKLLERDIASQDWEELKALYTEKSNASKADNVSADLKPMPFRIAEDDLKYNYWKEIGEMLLGKGKVAAFLVAGGQGSRLGFDGPKGMFDIGLPSHKSLFQLQAERLQNLSAQVGHPIPWCIMTSPLNHEATVNFFTEHNFFGMDRDNIRFFEQGTICALTPDGKAVLDGDRLALVPDGNGGCFRALAQSGSLAWLVEKGIEYVFLYSVDNALCRICDPAFIGALADNGMASSASKVVHKANAQERVGIFAFQNNKPGVVEYSDLPEEYRDMTNPDGSLVFDGGNLAIHLFKVSGLRKLQTSKLPWHTARKTVCGIENCFKFEQFLFDAFPQLGSMLPFGVIREEEFSPVKNAEGTDSPKTARTMIGKLHREWLVKAHIAVKPNKLYEVSPTISYAGENLSRRLFERELGKNILEFDE, encoded by the coding sequence ATGGATATTATCGAGACTCTGAACGCGGCCGGCCAGCAGGATTTGGCGGCGCACCTTGAAAAACTCTCCGGGGATGCACGCAAGCTCCTCGAACGCGACATCGCAAGCCAGGACTGGGAAGAACTGAAGGCGCTCTATACCGAAAAATCGAACGCGAGCAAGGCGGACAACGTCTCCGCCGACCTGAAGCCCATGCCTTTCCGCATTGCCGAAGATGACCTCAAGTACAACTACTGGAAGGAAATCGGCGAGATGCTGCTCGGGAAGGGCAAGGTGGCGGCGTTCCTCGTCGCGGGCGGCCAGGGTTCGCGCCTCGGCTTCGACGGCCCCAAGGGTATGTTCGACATCGGGCTCCCGAGTCACAAGAGCCTCTTCCAACTTCAGGCGGAACGCCTGCAGAACCTTTCCGCACAGGTCGGCCACCCGATTCCGTGGTGCATCATGACGAGTCCGCTGAATCACGAGGCGACCGTCAACTTCTTTACCGAACACAACTTCTTCGGGATGGACCGCGACAACATCCGCTTCTTTGAGCAGGGCACCATCTGCGCGCTCACGCCCGACGGCAAGGCAGTACTCGATGGCGACAGGCTCGCACTCGTACCCGACGGTAACGGCGGCTGCTTCCGCGCGCTCGCCCAGAGCGGTTCGCTCGCATGGCTCGTCGAAAAAGGCATAGAATACGTGTTCCTCTACAGCGTCGACAACGCGCTCTGCCGCATCTGCGACCCCGCATTCATCGGGGCACTCGCCGACAACGGCATGGCCTCCAGCGCATCGAAGGTGGTGCACAAGGCGAACGCGCAAGAACGCGTGGGCATTTTCGCCTTCCAGAACAACAAGCCCGGCGTGGTCGAATACAGCGACTTGCCCGAGGAATACCGCGACATGACGAACCCGGACGGAAGCCTCGTCTTCGACGGCGGCAACCTCGCAATCCACCTGTTCAAGGTGAGCGGGCTTCGCAAGCTGCAGACCAGTAAGCTCCCGTGGCATACCGCCCGCAAGACCGTATGCGGCATCGAAAACTGCTTCAAGTTCGAGCAGTTCCTTTTCGACGCCTTCCCGCAGCTCGGCTCCATGCTCCCCTTCGGCGTCATCCGCGAGGAGGAATTTAGCCCGGTCAAGAACGCGGAAGGCACGGACAGCCCGAAGACAGCCCGCACGATGATCGGCAAGCTCCACCGCGAATGGCTCGTGAAGGCTCACATCGCCGTGAAGCCCAACAAACTTTACGAAGTGTCGCCCACCATCAGCTACGCCGGCGAAAATCTCTCGCGCAGGCTTTTCGAGCGAGAACTCGGCAAGAACATCCTGGAGTTCGACGAATAG
- a CDS encoding LysE family translocator, which produces MFNFFIAALVVALAPGPDNLFVLAQSAAHGARAGFSVICGLCTGICVQTVLLIVGVSALIAASPIAFFVLQCCGAAYLLYLAYKSFQVRAGVVKLDDGAGLPFRRLYLRGIIMNLTNPKAVLFALSFIPPAVDMSRDMSPTLQMVVLGAEFVTATFIVFGSIALLAGAVKKFMLNSPKANRNLNWFSGCVFIALAVLLFVV; this is translated from the coding sequence ATGTTTAACTTTTTCATAGCAGCTCTCGTGGTGGCGCTTGCTCCCGGCCCCGACAACTTGTTCGTGCTCGCTCAAAGTGCGGCACACGGCGCAAGGGCGGGCTTTAGCGTGATTTGCGGGCTGTGCACGGGCATTTGCGTGCAGACAGTACTCCTGATTGTGGGAGTGTCTGCGCTGATTGCGGCAAGCCCGATTGCGTTCTTTGTACTGCAGTGCTGCGGGGCGGCGTACCTGCTTTACCTCGCGTACAAGAGCTTTCAGGTCCGTGCCGGCGTCGTGAAACTGGACGATGGCGCGGGTCTTCCGTTCCGCAGGCTCTACCTGCGCGGCATCATCATGAACCTCACGAACCCGAAGGCGGTGCTTTTCGCGCTTTCGTTTATCCCGCCGGCGGTCGACATGAGCCGCGACATGAGTCCGACACTCCAGATGGTTGTCCTCGGTGCGGAATTCGTGACGGCGACCTTCATCGTGTTCGGCTCCATCGCGCTACTTGCGGGCGCCGTGAAGAAATTCATGCTCAACAGCCCGAAGGCGAACCGCAACCTCAACTGGTTCAGCGGCTGCGTGTTTATCGCCCTCGCGGTCTTGCTGTTCGTTGTTTAA